One genomic window of Dryobates pubescens isolate bDryPub1 chromosome 17, bDryPub1.pri, whole genome shotgun sequence includes the following:
- the HDC gene encoding histidine decarboxylase produces MEPDEYRRRGKEMVDYICQYLSNVRERRVTPDVQPGYMRAQLPDSAPVDPESWDNIFGDIEKIIMPGVVHWQSPHMHAYFPALTSWPSLLGDMLADAINCLGFTWASSPACTELEMNVMDWLAKMLGLPDKFLHHHPDSVGGGVLQSTVSESTLVALLAARKNKILEMKLSEPDTDESSLNSRLIAYASDQAHSSVEKAGLISLVKMKFLPVDENFSLRGETLKKAIAEDRQKGLVPVFVCATLGTTGVCAFDNLSELGPICDAEGLWLHIDAAYAGTAFVCPEFRLFLDGIEYADSFTFNPSKWMMVHFDCTGFWVKDKHKLHQTFSVNPVYLRHPNSGDAVDFMHWQIPLSRRFRSLKLWFVIRSFGVKKLQAHVRHGTETAKFFESLVKSDPLFEVPAKRHLGLVVFRLKGPNWLTEKLLKELSSSGRLFLIPATIHDKFIIRFTVTSQFTTREDILQDWNIIQQTAAQIIGQNYGLHCINSGDGARIPNMVVESSSGAISNASQLYLDGGKYKTPPRKIVVQPKKSAVSPSKCVISQQVKGQGDPLDDCFPEDVQDVTKHKLTSFLFSYLSVQGKKKTARSLSCNSVPMTGSLDQCTPKVAAADRESHANARILSRLPEEVMMFKKSAFKKLIKFYSVPSFPECSIQCGLQLPCCPLQAIV; encoded by the exons ATGGAGCCTGATGAGTACAGACGGAGAG GGAAGGAGATGGTGGACTACATTTGCCAGTACCTGAGCAACGTGAGAGAGAGACGGGTGACTCCTGATGTACAGCCAGGTTACATGAGAGCCCAGTTGCCAGATTCTGCCCCAGTGgacccagagagctgggacaaCATCTTTGGAGATATAGAGAAGATTATTATGCCTGGG GTAGTCCATTGGCAAAGCCCACACATGCATGCCTACTTTCCAGCTCTTACTTCCTGGCCTTCACTCCTTGGAGATATGTTGGCTGATGCAATTAACTGCTTGGGATTCACATGG GCCTCCAGTCCAGCCTGTACAGAACTGGAGATGAATGTGATGGATTGGTTGGCTAAAATGCTGGGCCTCCCAGATAAATTCCTGCACCACCATCCTGACAGTGTGGGTGGAGGAGTATTACAG AGCACTGTGAGCGAATCAACGTTGGTTGCGCTGCTAGCAGCAAGGAAGAACAAAATTCTGGAGATGAAGCTTTCTGAGCCAGACACTGATGAGTCCTCGCTCAATTCTCGCCTCATCGCTTATGCGTCTGATCAA gcaCATTCTTCTGTAGAAAAGGCTGGCTTGATTTCTCTTGTGAAGATGAAATTTCTGCCTGTGGATGAGAACTTTTCCCTTAGAGGTGAAACTTTGAAGAAGGCCATTGCAGAAGATAGACAGAAAGGCCTAGTACCAGTCTTT gTTTGTGCAACTCTGGGTACAACTGGTGTCTGTGCTTTTGACAACCTCTCAGAACTGGGTCCAATTT gtgatgctgagggactcTGGCTTCATATTGATGCTGCATATGCAGGAACAGCATTTGTGTGTCCTGAATTTCGATTGTTCTTGGATGGAATTGAATATGCAGATTCCTTTACTTTTAACCCTTCTAAATGGATGATGGTTCATTTCGACTGCACTGGGTTTTG GGTTAAAGATAAACACAAGTTACATCAAACCTTCAGTGTTAACCCTGTCTACCTCAGACATCCCAACTCAGGAGATGCTGTTGATTTCATG CACTGGCAAATTCCACTGAGCCGCCGATTCCGTTCACTGAAGCTGTGGTTCGTGATTCGTTCATTTGGGGTGAAAAAGCTTCAAGCTCACGTCCGACAC GGTACTGAAACAGCCAAATTCTTTGAATCCTTGGTTAAAAGTGATCCACTTTTTGAAGTTCCTGCCAAGAGGCATCTTGGATTGGTTGTATTTCGTCTGAAG GGTCCCAACTGGCTGACAGAAAAGCTCCTGAAAGAACTAAGCAGTTCTGGCAGGCTCTTCCTTATTCCAGCAACCATTCATGACAAGTTCATAATTCGCTTTACTGTAACATCTCAGTTCACAACCAGGGAAGATATTCTGCAAGACTGGAACATCATTCAACAGACTGCAGCCCAAATCATTGGCCAGAATTATGGGTTGCACTGCATTAATTCTGGTGATGGGGCAAGAATCCCTAATATGGTAGTTGAGTCTAGTTCTGGTGCCATTAGTAATGCTTCTCAGCTTTATCTGGATGGAGGAAAATACAAAACACCTCCCAGGAAAATAGTAGTTCAGCCTAAGAAGTCAGCAGTGAGTCCCAGTAAGTGTGTCATTAGTCAACAAGTGAAAGGTCAAGGGGATCCTCTAGATGACTGTTTTCCAGAAGATGTCCAAGATGTTACCAAACATAAGTTAACCTCTTTTTTATTCAGTTATTTATCTGTTCAAGGCAAGAAAAAGACAGCACGGTCCCTTAGCTGCAACAGTGTACCAATGACTGGCAGTCTTGATCAGTGTACCCCTAAAGTGGCAGCTGCTGACAGAGAGTCTCATGCAAATGCAAGAATTCTTTCCAGGCTGCCTGAAGAGGTGATGATGTTCAAAAAAAGTGCCTTCAAAAAACTAATTAAGTTCTACAGTGTCCCAAGCTTTCCTGAGTGTAGCATTCAGTGTGGCCTTCAGCTGCCTTGTTGTCCTCTGCAAGCCATTGTTTAA